One Gordonia sp. SID5947 genomic region harbors:
- a CDS encoding DUF2277 domain-containing protein, with the protein MCRNITELRGLEPAATDEEIEAAARQYIRKVSGIRHPSAANVEAFELAVQQVTEATHALLDVLPERRQPPKTVPPLRRPEVRARMAARETA; encoded by the coding sequence ATGTGTCGCAACATCACCGAGCTGCGCGGTCTGGAGCCCGCGGCCACCGACGAGGAGATCGAGGCGGCGGCGCGCCAGTACATCCGCAAGGTGAGCGGCATCCGCCATCCTTCGGCGGCCAACGTGGAGGCCTTCGAGCTGGCCGTGCAGCAGGTCACCGAGGCGACGCACGCGCTGCTCGACGTGCTGCCCGAGCGACGGCAGCCGCCCAAGACGGTGCCGCCGCTGCGTCGGCCAGAGGTGCGCGCACGCATGGCGGCACGCGAGACGGCGTGA
- a CDS encoding ABC transporter substrate-binding protein yields MKPSHSVKRVLRTTATIGAAGLLLVGGVTACADDSSSDSAGSAGATSALPSNAATGDPVKIGFITPEGGPISVPMVREGGEAATQYLNNNGGGLGGHKIDLVVCKEQEDPASATSCANQMVEQKVAAVVAPFGSQGAVMLPIVAGAGIPYIAQAPVSQVEMMTSGAFMLSGGIVAVFAGQAATAAKEGVKKVAVVISDAGDAAASVKAIGAPIFKQAGVDMEVITIPASAADPTPQITAGLAGKPGAVTVLGETSQCISTIKALQTAAPTVKKYLIASCLDKQVIDGVGADAVSGAKAFTTVNLNSDDPSVELYRSVMATYAPDDDPAGLAYLGYQVMMSLGEVGKSLTGPVTPKDVMSAFAAAKDVPYPAAPGLTFTCDGSAVPQLKTLCSKAILVSDVGADTKLENTEAVNN; encoded by the coding sequence GTGAAACCATCGCATTCGGTCAAGCGTGTCCTCCGCACGACGGCGACGATCGGCGCAGCCGGACTGCTCCTCGTCGGCGGCGTCACGGCGTGTGCTGACGACAGTTCATCTGACTCCGCCGGATCCGCGGGAGCCACGTCGGCACTCCCGTCGAATGCGGCCACCGGAGACCCGGTCAAGATCGGGTTCATCACCCCCGAAGGCGGCCCGATCAGCGTCCCGATGGTCCGGGAAGGCGGTGAGGCCGCCACGCAGTACCTGAACAACAACGGCGGTGGCCTCGGGGGTCACAAGATCGATCTGGTCGTCTGCAAAGAGCAGGAGGACCCGGCCTCGGCGACGAGTTGCGCGAATCAGATGGTCGAGCAGAAGGTGGCCGCGGTCGTGGCGCCGTTCGGATCGCAAGGGGCGGTCATGTTGCCGATCGTCGCGGGCGCGGGTATCCCGTACATCGCCCAGGCCCCGGTCTCCCAGGTCGAGATGATGACCTCTGGTGCGTTCATGCTCTCGGGTGGCATCGTCGCCGTATTCGCCGGTCAGGCCGCCACCGCGGCCAAGGAAGGCGTCAAGAAGGTCGCGGTGGTCATTTCCGACGCCGGTGACGCGGCGGCGTCGGTGAAGGCGATCGGCGCGCCGATCTTCAAGCAGGCGGGCGTGGACATGGAGGTCATCACCATTCCCGCATCGGCTGCCGATCCCACTCCGCAGATCACCGCGGGACTGGCCGGAAAGCCAGGTGCGGTCACGGTCCTCGGGGAGACCAGTCAGTGCATCTCGACGATCAAGGCGCTGCAGACAGCGGCACCGACGGTCAAGAAGTATCTGATCGCCAGTTGCCTGGACAAGCAGGTGATCGACGGCGTCGGTGCGGATGCGGTGAGCGGTGCCAAGGCGTTCACGACGGTCAATCTGAACTCGGATGATCCGTCCGTCGAGTTGTACCGCAGCGTGATGGCGACGTACGCACCGGATGATGATCCGGCAGGTCTCGCCTACCTCGGCTACCAGGTGATGATGTCGCTCGGCGAGGTCGGAAAGTCGCTCACCGGTCCGGTCACGCCGAAGGATGTCATGTCGGCGTTCGCGGCGGCCAAGGATGTGCCGTATCCGGCCGCCCCGGGTCTCACCTTCACCTGCGACGGTTCGGCCGTCCCGCAGCTGAAGACGCTGTGCAGCAAGGCGATTCTGGTCAGCGACGTGGGCGCTGACACGAAACTCGAGAACACCGAAGCTGTCAACAACTAG
- a CDS encoding NADPH:quinone oxidoreductase family protein → MKAQVLTAETGPAGLELTDVADPVPEDGQVLVDIKSCGVCFPDLLMSQGKYQLRLPTPFTPGTEVAGVVREAPSGSSVKAGDKVLVASIVGGFAEQVTAAPEQLLPLPEGLSFDQGAAMGINYQTALFALKIRAQTAPGEIVGVLGAAGGVGTASIMVAKAMGAKVIAIVHRKGAEELLRSAGADEIVQLEEGWGTKLREVAPEGVDVMIDPSGGEVFDEALRQVAPDGRYVVVGFAAGGIPTVKLNRVLFRNIAVVGAAWGEYVRTHPGVPELLHDELAEMIAAGMQPQVNVTYSLDELPKALTDLAEGRILGKAVVKIAD, encoded by the coding sequence ATGAAAGCACAAGTGCTCACTGCCGAGACGGGACCCGCTGGACTGGAACTGACCGATGTCGCCGACCCCGTGCCCGAGGACGGACAGGTCCTCGTCGACATCAAGTCGTGTGGTGTCTGCTTCCCCGACCTGCTGATGAGCCAGGGTAAGTACCAGCTGCGGCTGCCGACCCCCTTCACGCCGGGTACCGAGGTGGCCGGTGTGGTGCGTGAGGCGCCGTCGGGCTCGTCGGTCAAGGCAGGCGACAAGGTCCTCGTGGCGTCGATCGTCGGTGGGTTCGCCGAGCAGGTCACCGCGGCGCCGGAGCAGTTGCTGCCCCTGCCCGAGGGACTGAGCTTCGACCAGGGTGCCGCGATGGGCATCAACTACCAGACGGCGCTGTTCGCGCTGAAGATCCGCGCACAGACCGCGCCCGGCGAGATCGTCGGTGTCCTCGGCGCGGCAGGCGGTGTCGGCACCGCCTCGATCATGGTGGCAAAGGCCATGGGCGCCAAGGTGATCGCCATCGTCCACCGCAAGGGTGCCGAGGAATTGCTGCGCAGCGCCGGTGCCGACGAGATCGTCCAGCTCGAAGAAGGATGGGGCACCAAGCTCAGAGAGGTCGCCCCCGAAGGTGTGGACGTGATGATCGACCCGTCCGGCGGTGAGGTCTTCGACGAGGCGTTGCGCCAGGTGGCCCCCGACGGCCGCTACGTGGTGGTCGGTTTCGCCGCGGGCGGCATCCCGACCGTCAAGCTGAACCGGGTGCTGTTCCGCAACATCGCGGTCGTCGGTGCGGCGTGGGGCGAATACGTGCGCACCCATCCCGGTGTCCCGGAGCTGCTGCACGACGAACTCGCCGAGATGATCGCCGCCGGCATGCAGCCGCAGGTGAACGTCACCTATTCGCTCGACGAACTGCCCAAGGCGTTGACCGATCTGGCCGAAGGGCGGATCCTGGGGAAGGCGGTCGTGAAGATCGCCGATTGA
- a CDS encoding alpha/beta fold hydrolase translates to MTTTRTTITFDSHGTGCDAWYFRNDDASVFDSPAGRPVVVMAHGFAGTKDSGLEPYAQGLADAGLAVLAFDYRGFGLSGGEPRQRISMTGQADDYRAAIDAAKRQEGVDPNRVILWGVSQSGGHALIVAADRTDICAVISVVPLVNGLAAGVHHYPQVGAGAMARSTVAGIGSAIAAKMGRPPTMMPVVGRPGEKAALTSPGFYEDYLALAGPSWRNEVDASIGLELGSFRADKIARAVSAPVLMQIADFDQGAPPHAAAKAGFRARAEVRHYPCDHFDIFAGKDWFEPALAHQVSFLTAHLAPAAEKAATGGAS, encoded by the coding sequence ATGACGACGACCAGGACGACCATCACCTTCGATTCCCACGGAACGGGCTGTGACGCCTGGTATTTCCGCAATGATGACGCATCGGTGTTCGATTCCCCGGCCGGCCGCCCGGTGGTGGTGATGGCACACGGGTTCGCGGGCACCAAGGACTCCGGCCTCGAGCCGTATGCGCAAGGCCTCGCTGACGCGGGTCTGGCGGTCCTCGCCTTCGACTACCGGGGGTTCGGACTGTCGGGTGGCGAACCACGGCAACGGATCTCGATGACCGGGCAGGCAGATGACTATCGCGCCGCGATCGACGCCGCCAAGCGTCAGGAAGGGGTCGACCCGAACCGGGTGATCCTTTGGGGCGTCTCGCAGTCCGGCGGGCATGCGCTGATCGTCGCCGCGGACCGTACCGACATCTGCGCGGTGATCTCGGTGGTGCCTCTCGTCAACGGTCTGGCGGCGGGCGTCCACCACTATCCACAGGTGGGAGCCGGCGCGATGGCGCGATCGACGGTCGCCGGGATCGGCAGCGCCATCGCAGCCAAGATGGGGCGGCCGCCGACCATGATGCCGGTGGTCGGTCGACCGGGCGAGAAGGCAGCGCTCACCTCGCCGGGCTTCTACGAGGACTATCTGGCGCTTGCCGGACCGTCGTGGCGCAATGAGGTGGATGCGTCGATCGGGTTGGAGCTCGGGAGTTTCCGTGCCGACAAGATCGCGCGTGCGGTCTCGGCGCCCGTCCTCATGCAGATCGCCGACTTCGATCAGGGCGCCCCGCCGCACGCTGCGGCGAAGGCGGGGTTCCGGGCGCGCGCCGAGGTGCGTCACTATCCGTGCGATCACTTCGACATCTTTGCGGGTAAGGACTGGTTCGAACCAGCACTCGCGCATCAGGTGTCATTCCTGACCGCGCATCTCGCGCCTGCGGCCGAGAAGGCCGCCACGGGTGGTGCGTCATGA
- a CDS encoding ABC transporter substrate-binding protein/permease: MAAVGGPAPRAAAAPPDSCAPAGAASASAAPTNMAAADQGGEDRYTTATTTPVDQIDIDALGLLKPGTISVGTLSDAGPSICVNGQGVFTGFDNELLKAVAAKLGLQIQFSGTEFAGLLSQVANNRFDVGSSSITTTDERRKTVDFTNGYDFGYFSLVAPTSGSIKGFSDLSDSTRIGVVQGTVQDDYVINTLKLDPVKFPDYATAYANLKSGQIDAWVAPSQQAEGAVKDGDGTAIVENTFSVNNFVAWAVGKNKPRLVEALNSGLDAIIADGTYAKLYSDWVPRELPDGWKPGSKAAPEPELPDFAAIAKENEAKDAGKADEATAPKGTFAQLGSTFFNWDLYKESFPDLIKTGLVNTLILSLVSGVLGTILGMLLAVAGISRSRWLRWPARVYTDIFRGLPAVVVILLVGLGVGPVVKNLTGNNPYWLGAVALALLAAAYIGEIFRSGIQSVDDGQMEASRAIGFSYRQSMRLVVIPQGVRRVLPALMNQFISLIKDSSLVYFLGLLASQRELFAVGRDLNAQTGNLSPLVAAGIVYLVLTIPLTHLVNYIDNRLRTGRPAEVEDDPLPATAVEKG; the protein is encoded by the coding sequence ATGGCTGCGGTCGGCGGACCGGCCCCGCGTGCGGCCGCCGCCCCACCGGACAGCTGTGCGCCGGCGGGCGCGGCATCGGCGTCGGCCGCCCCCACCAACATGGCGGCAGCCGATCAGGGCGGCGAGGACCGCTACACCACCGCGACCACCACGCCGGTCGACCAGATCGACATCGATGCCCTCGGACTGCTCAAGCCCGGCACCATCTCGGTGGGCACGTTGTCGGATGCCGGTCCCAGCATCTGTGTCAACGGGCAGGGCGTGTTCACCGGTTTCGACAACGAGCTGCTCAAGGCGGTGGCGGCCAAGCTGGGTCTGCAGATCCAGTTCTCCGGAACCGAGTTCGCCGGACTGCTCTCGCAGGTGGCCAACAACCGGTTCGATGTCGGGTCGTCGTCGATCACCACCACCGACGAGCGACGCAAGACGGTCGACTTCACCAACGGCTACGACTTCGGCTATTTCTCACTGGTCGCACCGACGAGCGGATCCATCAAGGGCTTCTCGGATCTGAGTGACTCCACCCGGATCGGTGTCGTGCAGGGCACGGTCCAGGACGACTACGTGATCAACACGTTGAAGCTCGACCCGGTGAAGTTCCCCGACTACGCAACCGCGTACGCGAATCTGAAGAGCGGCCAGATCGACGCCTGGGTCGCTCCCTCACAGCAGGCGGAGGGGGCGGTCAAGGACGGTGACGGCACCGCCATCGTCGAGAACACCTTCAGCGTCAACAACTTCGTCGCATGGGCGGTCGGCAAGAACAAGCCGAGACTCGTCGAAGCCCTCAACTCCGGTCTCGATGCCATCATCGCCGACGGCACCTACGCGAAGCTGTACAGCGACTGGGTCCCGCGTGAGCTGCCCGACGGCTGGAAACCGGGCAGCAAGGCCGCGCCCGAGCCGGAACTGCCCGACTTCGCCGCGATCGCCAAGGAGAACGAGGCGAAGGACGCGGGCAAGGCCGACGAGGCGACGGCCCCGAAGGGTACGTTCGCCCAGCTCGGTAGCACCTTCTTCAACTGGGACCTGTACAAGGAGTCGTTCCCCGACCTGATCAAGACGGGCCTGGTCAACACCCTCATCCTGTCGCTGGTCTCGGGTGTCCTCGGCACGATCCTCGGGATGCTGCTGGCCGTCGCGGGTATCTCGCGTTCACGATGGCTGCGCTGGCCGGCACGTGTGTACACCGACATCTTCCGCGGCCTGCCGGCGGTGGTGGTGATCCTCCTCGTCGGCCTGGGTGTCGGCCCGGTGGTCAAGAACCTCACCGGGAACAACCCCTACTGGTTGGGGGCCGTGGCGTTGGCGCTGCTGGCCGCGGCCTACATCGGTGAGATCTTCCGATCGGGTATCCAGAGCGTCGACGACGGTCAGATGGAGGCCTCGCGCGCCATCGGGTTCAGTTACCGGCAGTCGATGCGGCTCGTCGTGATCCCGCAAGGTGTGCGGCGCGTCCTGCCCGCCCTGATGAATCAGTTCATCAGCCTGATCAAGGACAGTTCGCTGGTCTATTTCCTCGGGCTGCTCGCCAGTCAACGCGAGCTGTTCGCAGTGGGCCGGGACCTCAATGCGCAGACCGGAAACCTCTCGCCACTGGTGGCCGCGGGCATCGTGTACCTGGTCCTGACGATTCCGCTCACGCACCTGGTGAACTACATCGACAACCGCCTGCGCACGGGCCGCCCGGCCGAGGTCGAGGACGATCCGTTGCCGGCGACCGCCGTCGAGAAGGGATGA
- a CDS encoding LLM class F420-dependent oxidoreductase: protein MDFGIVQFTSDRGLKPHVLAPLIEEAGFAAYYVPEHGHIPTRRDAAHPQTGDSSLPDDRYMRTLDPWTSLAAAAAVTERIRLATAVALPVQSDPITLAKTLATLDHISGGRVTLGVGFGWNLDELGDHGVPPKRRRTMLREYLEAMRALWTEEEAEYHGEFVDFGASWAWPKPQSSIPTLVGAAGNEKNFRWMARSADGWITTPGEDDIEGSVELLKRIWSEAGRDGEPQIVVLDFKPVPERLDKFREIGVTTVLYGLPDDSVERARGYLAKLAGKLGLAPAAV, encoded by the coding sequence ATGGATTTCGGAATCGTGCAGTTCACCAGTGATCGTGGGCTCAAGCCCCACGTGCTGGCACCACTGATCGAAGAGGCCGGATTCGCCGCGTACTACGTGCCCGAACACGGGCACATCCCGACTCGCCGCGACGCCGCGCATCCCCAGACCGGGGATTCCTCGCTGCCCGACGATCGGTACATGCGGACCTTGGATCCGTGGACGTCCCTGGCCGCGGCCGCCGCGGTCACCGAACGGATCCGCCTGGCCACCGCCGTCGCCCTCCCGGTGCAATCGGACCCGATCACGCTGGCGAAGACGCTGGCCACGCTGGACCACATCTCGGGTGGACGTGTCACCCTCGGAGTCGGATTCGGCTGGAACCTGGACGAACTCGGAGACCACGGTGTGCCGCCGAAGCGTCGCCGGACCATGCTGCGCGAGTATCTGGAGGCGATGCGCGCGCTCTGGACCGAGGAAGAGGCCGAATATCACGGGGAATTCGTCGATTTCGGTGCCAGCTGGGCGTGGCCCAAACCGCAGTCGTCGATCCCGACGCTCGTCGGCGCGGCCGGTAACGAGAAGAACTTCAGATGGATGGCGCGCAGTGCGGACGGATGGATCACGACTCCGGGTGAAGACGACATCGAGGGCTCGGTGGAACTCCTCAAGCGGATCTGGTCAGAGGCCGGGCGTGACGGCGAACCGCAGATCGTCGTGCTGGATTTCAAACCCGTTCCGGAGCGGCTCGACAAATTCCGTGAGATCGGGGTGACGACCGTTCTCTACGGCCTGCCCGACGACAGCGTGGAACGTGCACGCGGCTACCTCGCCAAGCTCGCAGGGAAACTCGGTCTGGCCCCGGCCGCGGTCTGA
- a CDS encoding class I SAM-dependent methyltransferase, which produces MTASSARMPNAPSPERLRVAEDAPGFMPLDEAQTLFEIAGEYLAQPNSTRVGVEIGTYCGKSTVFLGAAAEAFGATIVTVDHHRGSEEHQPGWEYHDTSLVDPHTGTLDTSARFRQTMYDAKLENTVIGMLAGSAIAAKVWAKPADFVFIDGGHSMQAAQNDLDGWAPWVRVGGALLIHDVFPDPADGGRPPYEIYRQALATGQFTEVRAEGSLRVLRRDGGEVGLPLG; this is translated from the coding sequence ATGACTGCATCGTCGGCAAGGATGCCGAACGCACCATCGCCGGAGCGCCTGAGGGTGGCCGAAGATGCCCCGGGTTTCATGCCCCTCGACGAGGCGCAGACCCTTTTCGAGATCGCGGGAGAGTATCTGGCCCAGCCGAATTCGACGCGGGTCGGGGTCGAGATCGGTACCTATTGCGGCAAGTCGACCGTCTTCCTCGGTGCGGCCGCCGAAGCCTTCGGGGCGACCATCGTGACCGTCGACCATCATCGTGGTTCCGAAGAGCACCAACCCGGCTGGGAGTACCACGACACATCGCTCGTCGACCCGCACACCGGAACCCTCGACACGTCGGCACGGTTCCGGCAGACCATGTACGACGCGAAACTCGAGAACACCGTCATCGGCATGCTCGCCGGTTCGGCGATCGCCGCGAAGGTGTGGGCCAAGCCCGCCGACTTCGTGTTCATCGACGGGGGCCACAGCATGCAGGCCGCGCAGAACGACCTCGACGGGTGGGCACCCTGGGTGCGCGTCGGCGGGGCCCTGCTCATCCACGACGTCTTCCCCGACCCCGCGGACGGCGGCCGGCCGCCCTACGAGATCTACCGCCAGGCCCTGGCGACCGGCCAGTTCACCGAGGTGCGCGCCGAGGGATCGTTGCGCGTACTGCGCCGCGACGGCGGCGAGGTCGGCCTCCCCCTCGGCTAA
- a CDS encoding NAD(P)-binding domain-containing protein produces the protein MSTYLPRTAVIGAGISGLTSGKMLADYGVPYTCFESSDRIGGNWAFGNPNGHSSAYRSLHIDTSKHQLSFRDFPMPDEFPDFPHHSQIKHYLDSYAHAFGLLDNIEFENAVSHARRLDGGGWELETQRGERRRFDLLVVANGHHWDPRFPDFPGEFTGTTMHAHHYIDPKTPHEFSDKRILVVGLGNSAADIAVELSSKALGNRLTLSTRSGAWIVPKYFAGKPADKYYHTSPYIPFSWQRKFMQVMQPMTAGRPEDFGLPTPNHKFFEAHPTQSVELPLRLGSGDVIPKPNIARFDGETVHFEDGTSDDFDIIIYATGYNITFPFFDPDFISAPDNRIDLYKRMFRPGIDDLVFAGFAQATPTLFPFVECQSRLIAAYAVGRYRLPSEPEMHRVIVEDQQFFTGHMLDRPRHTQQLDHYLYEHDIRTKEMPAGLARARSHGAPNWARVQQPDEPLVAATAAPGGSR, from the coding sequence ATGAGCACATATCTACCGCGTACCGCGGTCATCGGGGCAGGGATCAGTGGTCTCACCTCTGGCAAGATGCTCGCCGACTACGGCGTGCCGTATACCTGCTTCGAATCGTCCGACCGGATCGGTGGCAACTGGGCATTCGGAAACCCGAACGGCCACAGCAGCGCTTACCGTTCACTGCACATCGACACATCCAAGCACCAGCTGTCGTTCCGTGATTTCCCCATGCCGGACGAGTTCCCGGACTTCCCGCATCATTCGCAGATCAAGCACTATCTCGATTCCTACGCGCACGCGTTCGGGTTGCTCGACAACATCGAGTTCGAGAATGCGGTCTCCCACGCCCGTCGGCTCGACGGCGGCGGATGGGAGTTGGAGACCCAGCGAGGCGAACGACGCCGGTTCGACCTGCTCGTGGTGGCCAACGGCCACCATTGGGATCCGAGGTTTCCCGATTTCCCCGGCGAGTTCACCGGCACCACGATGCACGCCCACCACTACATCGATCCGAAGACGCCACATGAATTCTCCGACAAGAGGATTCTGGTCGTCGGCCTCGGAAACAGTGCCGCCGACATCGCGGTCGAGCTGTCGTCCAAGGCGCTGGGAAACCGACTGACACTGTCGACGCGCTCGGGCGCCTGGATCGTCCCGAAGTACTTCGCAGGTAAGCCGGCCGACAAGTACTACCACACCTCGCCGTACATCCCGTTCTCCTGGCAACGGAAGTTCATGCAGGTCATGCAACCGATGACCGCGGGTCGTCCGGAGGACTTCGGGCTCCCGACGCCGAATCACAAGTTCTTCGAAGCACATCCGACCCAGTCGGTGGAGTTGCCGCTGCGCCTGGGCTCCGGTGATGTGATCCCGAAACCCAACATCGCGCGGTTCGACGGTGAGACGGTGCATTTCGAGGACGGCACCTCCGACGATTTCGACATCATCATCTATGCAACGGGCTACAACATCACCTTCCCGTTCTTCGACCCGGACTTCATCAGTGCCCCGGACAACCGCATCGACCTGTACAAGCGGATGTTCCGGCCGGGCATCGACGATCTCGTGTTCGCAGGTTTCGCGCAGGCCACCCCGACGCTGTTCCCGTTCGTCGAATGTCAGTCACGACTGATCGCCGCCTACGCGGTCGGGCGTTACCGGCTGCCCTCGGAGCCCGAGATGCATCGGGTGATAGTGGAGGATCAACAGTTCTTCACCGGCCACATGCTCGACCGGCCTCGGCATACCCAGCAACTCGATCATTACCTGTACGAACACGACATCCGGACCAAGGAGATGCCTGCGGGCCTGGCACGCGCCCGGAGTCACGGCGCGCCGAACTGGGCCCGCGTCCAACAACCCGACGAGCCGCTGGTCGCCGCCACGGCAGCACCTGGAGGATCGCGATGA
- a CDS encoding TetR/AcrR family transcriptional regulator — MSEASTNARPTGTVSARLLDACEKLLAEKGIRSTTMQEVAETAGVSRAWLYRHFPDKSTLIGVAIVRLNESFWGGAVAELDAIEGLDRQVSAGVRIGRGAYDDPGTLLMRLRTTEPDEFAACAGAGVAGLVPDLAAFWRPFIDAAAQRGEIHPDHDLVEVSEWVARVLISLGTVPGETVDPDDADAVLRHVRRYLMPALRAAPED, encoded by the coding sequence GTGAGCGAGGCATCGACGAATGCGCGGCCGACGGGGACCGTCAGTGCGCGACTGCTCGACGCGTGCGAGAAGTTGCTCGCCGAGAAGGGAATCCGATCGACCACGATGCAGGAGGTCGCGGAGACCGCCGGGGTGTCCCGGGCGTGGCTCTATCGGCATTTTCCGGACAAGTCCACCCTCATCGGCGTCGCGATCGTCCGCCTCAACGAGTCCTTCTGGGGCGGTGCCGTCGCCGAACTCGACGCGATCGAGGGCCTGGATCGACAGGTGAGCGCCGGCGTGCGGATCGGGCGCGGCGCATATGACGACCCCGGCACCCTGCTGATGCGGCTGCGCACCACCGAGCCCGACGAGTTCGCCGCGTGCGCCGGGGCGGGCGTCGCCGGTCTGGTGCCCGATCTCGCCGCCTTCTGGCGTCCGTTCATCGACGCCGCGGCGCAGCGCGGCGAGATCCATCCGGATCACGATCTCGTCGAGGTGTCCGAATGGGTCGCACGGGTGCTGATCAGTCTCGGTACCGTTCCAGGCGAGACCGTCGACCCTGATGACGCCGACGCCGTGCTGCGTCACGTCCGGCGCTACCTGATGCCCGCCCTGCGAGCTGCGCCGGAGGACTGA
- a CDS encoding amino acid ABC transporter ATP-binding protein, with the protein MADTITAREAVSLTGTDLHLSFGKNHVLRGVDIQVDAGTTTTVIGPSGSGKSTLLRVLNRLHEPDRGDVLLDGRSVLEDNPDELRRRIGMVFQHFNLFPHKTVVDNISLGPRKLRGLGKEEARAVAMRQLEIVGLTNKADARPGSLSGGQQQRVAIARALAMEPQVMFFDEATSALDPELVKGVLALMADLAGEGMTMVVVTHEMGYARNVSDSILFMDHGVVVETGRPEQIFDAAESERLRAFLSQVL; encoded by the coding sequence GTGGCCGACACCATCACCGCGCGTGAGGCGGTCTCCCTGACGGGTACCGACCTGCATCTGTCGTTCGGCAAGAACCACGTGCTGCGTGGAGTCGACATCCAGGTCGACGCCGGGACCACCACCACCGTGATCGGACCGTCCGGGTCCGGGAAGTCGACGCTGCTGCGGGTGCTCAACCGACTGCATGAGCCGGACCGAGGGGACGTGCTGCTCGACGGCCGTTCGGTCCTCGAGGACAATCCCGACGAGCTCCGGCGACGGATCGGCATGGTGTTCCAGCACTTCAATCTGTTCCCGCACAAGACGGTCGTGGACAACATCTCGCTCGGACCGCGCAAGCTCCGCGGGCTCGGCAAAGAGGAGGCGCGCGCCGTCGCGATGCGCCAGCTCGAGATCGTCGGGCTGACGAACAAGGCCGATGCGCGGCCCGGGAGTCTGTCGGGCGGCCAGCAGCAACGTGTGGCCATCGCCCGGGCGCTGGCGATGGAACCGCAGGTGATGTTCTTCGACGAGGCGACGTCGGCGCTCGATCCGGAACTCGTCAAGGGGGTGCTGGCGCTGATGGCCGATCTCGCCGGGGAGGGGATGACTATGGTCGTCGTCACCCACGAGATGGGTTATGCCCGAAATGTTTCCGACAGCATCCTGTTCATGGATCACGGTGTCGTGGTGGAGACCGGCAGACCCGAGCAGATCTTCGACGCCGCCGAATCGGAGCGGTTGCGGGCCTTCCTGTCCCAGGTGTTGTGA
- a CDS encoding amidohydrolase family protein — protein MWQRLGLPGLIDIHTHFMPKPVMDKVWAYFDSAGPLIGREWPITYRADEDVRVAALQDFGVRAYSSLVYPHKPDMAEWLNGWAADFAAHHPDCLHTATFYPEESAPTYVSKAIARGTQVFKCHIQVGDYSPLDSLLDGVWSQIADSRVPVIIHCGSGPAPGTHTGPAPIAALLHRFPSLRLIVAHMGTPEYTEFLDLAERYPEVRFDTTMSFTDFSEEGAPFPKDEFARLRDLGDRIMFGSDFPNIPYPYTHALEAVERLDLGDEWLRGVLYENAAALFGIG, from the coding sequence ATGTGGCAGCGCCTCGGGTTGCCCGGCCTGATCGACATCCACACCCACTTCATGCCGAAGCCGGTCATGGACAAGGTGTGGGCATACTTCGACTCCGCCGGCCCACTGATAGGCCGCGAGTGGCCGATCACCTATCGCGCCGACGAGGATGTCCGGGTCGCCGCCCTGCAGGACTTCGGGGTCCGCGCCTACTCGTCACTGGTCTACCCGCACAAACCCGACATGGCGGAGTGGCTGAACGGGTGGGCGGCCGATTTCGCGGCGCACCACCCCGATTGCCTGCACACTGCCACCTTCTACCCGGAGGAGTCGGCGCCCACCTACGTCTCGAAGGCGATTGCGCGCGGGACACAGGTGTTCAAATGTCACATCCAGGTCGGCGACTACTCACCGCTGGACTCTCTGCTGGACGGTGTCTGGTCGCAGATCGCCGACAGTCGCGTACCCGTCATCATCCACTGCGGGTCCGGTCCGGCGCCCGGAACGCATACCGGGCCGGCGCCGATCGCCGCACTGCTCCACCGCTTCCCGTCGCTGCGACTGATCGTCGCCCACATGGGCACGCCGGAGTACACCGAGTTCCTCGATCTCGCCGAGCGCTATCCGGAAGTCCGGTTCGACACCACCATGTCGTTCACCGACTTCTCCGAGGAAGGCGCCCCGTTCCCGAAAGACGAGTTCGCCCGGCTGCGCGACCTCGGCGACCGCATCATGTTCGGTAGCGACTTCCCCAACATCCCGTATCCCTACACTCACGCGCTCGAGGCGGTCGAACGCCTCGACCTCGGCGACGAGTGGCTGCGCGGTGTGCTGTACGAGAACGCAGCTGCGTTGTTCGGAATCGGCTGA